The Sorangiineae bacterium MSr11367 genome window below encodes:
- a CDS encoding Lrp/AsnC family transcriptional regulator, whose translation MKLDRFDRQLLNLVQEDATQTAERLAEKVGLSPSAIQRRLRRLREEGVIVRDCAVLDPKKAGRPTFFVVSVQVERERPELLAQLREWLAAQEHVQQAFYVTGEADFVLIIAAHDTETYDALMARMVQENPHVRRFTTNVALSVVKRGLTIPIPEETDD comes from the coding sequence ATGAAATTGGATCGATTCGATCGCCAGCTACTGAACCTCGTTCAAGAGGACGCGACCCAAACGGCCGAGCGCCTGGCCGAAAAGGTTGGCCTCTCGCCGTCCGCGATCCAGCGCCGCTTGCGCCGCCTGCGCGAAGAAGGTGTCATCGTTCGCGACTGTGCGGTGCTCGACCCGAAGAAGGCGGGCCGCCCGACCTTCTTCGTCGTCTCCGTACAAGTCGAGCGCGAGCGGCCCGAGTTGTTGGCCCAGCTTCGCGAATGGCTTGCCGCGCAAGAACACGTCCAGCAGGCCTTCTACGTCACGGGCGAGGCCGACTTCGTTCTCATCATCGCCGCGCACGACACCGAAACGTACGACGCACTCATGGCGCGAATGGTTCAAGAAAACCCCCACGTGCGTCGCTTCACGACGAACGTCGCACTCAGCGTGGTCAAGCGAGGACTCACCATCCCGATTCCCGAAGAGACCGACGACTAA
- a CDS encoding metal-dependent hydrolase, translated as MRRSWLIFCAVSMLGCTRGREPTPIRVTWLGHAGFEIISPGGTRLLVDPWVKDNPKTPAEWKNIARYSREARPMAILVTHAHGDHAQDVAALAEASGAKVVGTGEQVRALEIPEAQQHIVNVGGPTQLGDVTVHAVPAMHSSEPGGRPLGYVLTFADGRSMYHTGDTWLFGDMALIEELYHPDIVLLEAGGARWGLDPKTAALAVKKYFHPKIIVPMHFGTFPELSDEAEVRATFEGDPRVRFLTPGQAVTF; from the coding sequence ATGCGACGTTCATGGCTGATTTTCTGCGCGGTATCGATGTTGGGCTGCACGCGGGGCCGCGAGCCGACGCCGATTCGAGTTACCTGGCTCGGGCACGCGGGCTTCGAAATCATCTCGCCCGGCGGGACGAGATTGCTCGTCGACCCATGGGTGAAGGACAACCCGAAAACCCCCGCGGAGTGGAAGAACATCGCGCGCTACTCGCGCGAGGCGCGGCCGATGGCCATCTTGGTGACCCACGCTCACGGCGACCACGCGCAGGACGTGGCGGCGCTGGCGGAGGCCAGCGGGGCGAAGGTCGTGGGCACCGGCGAGCAGGTTCGCGCGCTCGAGATCCCCGAGGCGCAGCAGCACATCGTAAACGTGGGCGGGCCGACCCAGCTCGGCGACGTCACGGTGCACGCCGTGCCGGCGATGCACTCGAGCGAGCCAGGCGGTCGCCCACTCGGCTACGTCCTCACCTTCGCCGACGGCCGCTCGATGTACCACACGGGCGACACATGGCTCTTCGGTGACATGGCCCTCATCGAGGAGCTTTACCACCCGGACATCGTACTGCTCGAGGCCGGCGGTGCGCGCTGGGGGCTCGATCCGAAAACCGCGGCTCTGGCCGTCAAAAAGTACTTTCACCCGAAGATCATCGTGCCCATGCACTTCGGGACCTTTCCGGAGTTGTCCGACGAAGCCGAGGTGCGCGCCACCTTCGAGGGCGATCCGCGCGTCCGATTTCTCACGCCGGGGCAGGCGGTGACGTTCTGA
- a CDS encoding LLM class flavin-dependent oxidoreductase has translation MSLVLNVLDQSPVFAGQSPVEAIRDTVRLACEVERLGYRRFWVSEHHGAHAFASAAPEIMTARVASATSRLRVGAGGVLLRYYSALKVVEQFHALEAMFPGRIDLGIGRTTGAAPRAALALTAQEGRGRRSSVPDFAERVDALLGYLADGVHERVDAVPHVPSPPQPWILGTSPESARFAAVRGLPYAFGAFIPSRNMDETLAVYKSEFVPSKWLKEPYINVALFVLCAETEEHAFELASSTEAWFVQSLLRMNNIPFPTVDEAMAAAKSGYGSCSEHELQALEARRQAVVVGNPAQVASRLHALTANGLVRELTLVTIAERFEDRLESYRRIAEVCT, from the coding sequence GTGAGCCTCGTTCTGAACGTGTTGGACCAGTCGCCTGTCTTTGCCGGACAATCGCCCGTCGAGGCGATTCGAGATACCGTGCGCCTCGCCTGTGAGGTGGAGCGACTCGGGTACCGTCGCTTCTGGGTGTCCGAGCACCACGGTGCCCACGCATTCGCCTCGGCAGCACCGGAGATCATGACCGCGCGCGTTGCATCCGCGACATCGCGGCTGCGCGTGGGCGCGGGTGGCGTCCTTCTTCGGTATTACAGCGCGCTGAAAGTGGTCGAGCAGTTTCACGCGCTCGAGGCCATGTTCCCCGGCCGGATCGATTTGGGCATCGGTCGCACCACCGGTGCTGCACCGCGTGCGGCGCTGGCGCTCACGGCGCAGGAGGGCCGCGGACGCCGTTCGTCGGTACCCGACTTCGCCGAGCGTGTCGATGCGCTACTCGGCTACTTGGCCGACGGGGTGCACGAGCGCGTGGACGCCGTTCCGCACGTGCCGTCGCCGCCGCAACCGTGGATCTTGGGCACGTCGCCGGAGAGCGCGCGCTTTGCCGCAGTGCGTGGACTGCCTTACGCGTTCGGGGCCTTCATTCCATCTCGCAACATGGATGAAACATTGGCCGTTTATAAATCCGAATTCGTCCCTTCCAAATGGCTGAAGGAACCTTACATCAATGTGGCGCTATTCGTCTTATGCGCCGAGACGGAGGAGCATGCCTTCGAGCTCGCGTCCTCCACGGAGGCTTGGTTCGTCCAAAGCTTGTTGAGAATGAACAACATTCCATTTCCAACGGTCGATGAGGCCATGGCCGCAGCCAAAAGCGGCTATGGCAGTTGCAGTGAACACGAGTTGCAAGCGCTCGAGGCGCGCCGCCAGGCCGTCGTCGTGGGCAATCCGGCGCAGGTCGCCTCGCGGCTGCACGCGCTTACCGCGAATGGCCTCGTGCGAGAATTGACATTGGTGACCATCGCGGAGCGCTTCGAGGATCGGCTCGAGTCGTATCGACGCATCGCGGAGGTTTGCACATGA
- a CDS encoding GNAT family N-acetyltransferase — protein sequence MILERATSDDVPAILALANWAAVNTPANFATEPEPLADWAASFAQSHEKYPWIVARDENRLLGFAKASMHRARGAYRWTAEVSVYVDPDAHRRGIGRALYGALIPCLRAQGYVTLLAGITPPNPASERLHESMGFVRCGTYHRAGWKFDRWHDVGYWDMHLQPVYHPPEPIRPVADVWPKLQRLRVERTGLSVRRADLTSDEAATLIRALNHELASMYSEPGANHFHLDPAQVTGARGAYVIAYVEDEPAGCGAVRAFDDGTAELKRMFVVPRWRALGISRHILHTLEEHAAGIGVKRMLLETGTRQKEALSLYERAGYSRIPLFGEYIHSPLTSVCMAKTL from the coding sequence ATGATCCTCGAGCGCGCCACCTCGGACGACGTACCGGCGATTCTCGCATTGGCCAATTGGGCGGCGGTGAACACCCCGGCCAACTTTGCCACGGAACCGGAGCCTCTTGCGGATTGGGCGGCGAGCTTCGCGCAATCGCACGAGAAGTATCCCTGGATCGTGGCGCGAGACGAAAACCGCCTCCTCGGTTTTGCCAAGGCATCGATGCACCGCGCCCGCGGCGCCTACCGCTGGACGGCCGAGGTTTCCGTCTACGTCGACCCCGACGCGCACCGCCGCGGCATCGGCCGCGCGCTGTATGGCGCCTTGATTCCCTGCCTCCGTGCACAGGGCTACGTCACTCTCCTTGCGGGCATCACCCCGCCCAACCCCGCGAGCGAGCGCCTGCACGAGTCCATGGGCTTCGTCCGCTGCGGCACGTACCACCGCGCCGGTTGGAAATTCGATCGCTGGCACGACGTCGGCTATTGGGACATGCACCTGCAGCCCGTGTATCACCCGCCGGAACCCATTCGTCCCGTCGCCGACGTATGGCCCAAGCTGCAGCGGTTGCGTGTCGAGCGCACGGGTCTCTCGGTCCGACGCGCCGACCTCACCTCCGACGAGGCGGCGACGCTCATCCGCGCCCTCAACCACGAGCTCGCGTCGATGTACTCCGAGCCGGGGGCGAACCATTTCCACTTGGACCCGGCCCAAGTTACCGGCGCGCGGGGCGCCTACGTCATCGCGTACGTCGAGGACGAACCTGCCGGCTGCGGCGCCGTGCGCGCCTTCGACGACGGCACCGCCGAATTGAAGCGCATGTTCGTCGTCCCACGCTGGCGCGCCCTCGGCATCTCGAGGCACATCTTGCACACCCTCGAAGAGCACGCCGCGGGCATCGGCGTAAAGCGCATGCTTCTCGAGACGGGCACGCGGCAAAAGGAAGCACTCTCCTTGTACGAACGCGCGGGCTATTCCCGCATTCCGCTCTTCGGCGAGTACATCCATTCACCGCTTACCAGCGTTTGTATGGCTAAAACCCTATAG
- a CDS encoding branched-chain amino acid ABC transporter substrate-binding protein, which translates to MSVSACKKSGGDEGGAIKIGVPVPLSGDSASAGQDILAAAKTAAAEINEAGGIKGRKIEIVEADDACTPQQSAQAAQKLVNSGVVAAAGGYCSGAAVPAAPIFGRANVPFVLDASTNPVLTDDGQGKVFRTCGRDDRQGEFAAKFIVDTLHAKRVAILHDNTTYAKGLAEAANASIKKNGQAEVAYLDALTAGQSDYTPVLTKIAGLKPDVLYFTGYFAEAGLLLKQRKQLGLTFQMVGGDATTDASALRTAGDTAEGFIATTAPLPTTLPAAADFVRRYKALNNGSEPGPFSAYEYDAIKVLAKAIEKGGTTDLIKTLHGLEEQQGITGSIAFDEKGDRKTLTFIAVTVQAGKYTAYKP; encoded by the coding sequence GTGTCGGTTTCCGCCTGTAAAAAGAGCGGTGGCGACGAGGGAGGGGCCATCAAGATTGGCGTGCCGGTGCCACTTTCCGGCGATAGTGCATCGGCCGGACAGGACATCCTCGCCGCCGCCAAGACCGCCGCGGCCGAGATCAACGAGGCGGGCGGCATCAAAGGACGCAAGATCGAAATCGTGGAGGCGGATGACGCATGCACTCCGCAGCAATCCGCACAGGCCGCCCAGAAATTGGTCAACTCCGGTGTTGTCGCGGCCGCTGGAGGCTACTGCTCCGGCGCGGCCGTTCCTGCGGCCCCCATCTTCGGGCGCGCCAACGTACCGTTCGTGCTCGACGCGTCGACCAACCCGGTGCTGACCGACGACGGCCAGGGCAAAGTGTTCCGCACCTGCGGCCGTGACGATCGGCAGGGCGAGTTCGCCGCCAAGTTCATCGTCGACACGCTCCACGCCAAGCGCGTGGCCATCCTGCACGACAACACCACGTACGCGAAGGGCCTCGCGGAGGCCGCCAACGCCTCCATCAAGAAAAATGGGCAAGCAGAAGTTGCCTACCTGGATGCCCTCACCGCCGGCCAATCCGACTACACACCGGTGCTCACCAAGATTGCCGGCCTGAAGCCGGACGTCCTCTACTTCACGGGCTACTTCGCCGAAGCAGGGTTGTTGCTCAAGCAGCGAAAGCAACTCGGGCTGACCTTCCAAATGGTGGGCGGCGACGCCACCACCGACGCTAGCGCGCTGCGCACGGCGGGCGATACTGCGGAAGGCTTCATCGCCACCACCGCGCCGCTTCCCACCACGCTCCCCGCCGCGGCCGACTTCGTGCGACGCTACAAAGCGTTGAACAACGGCAGCGAGCCGGGACCGTTCTCGGCCTACGAGTACGATGCCATCAAGGTGCTGGCCAAGGCCATCGAGAAGGGCGGCACGACGGATCTCATCAAGACCTTGCACGGCCTCGAAGAGCAACAGGGGATTACGGGATCCATCGCCTTCGACGAAAAGGGCGACCGCAAGACCCTGACCTTCATCGCCGTCACGGTGCAGGCCGGCAAGTACACGGCGTACAAACCGTGA
- a CDS encoding branched-chain amino acid ABC transporter permease — MTDFLQYLVNGLTIGTFLALIALGYSMVYGVLRLINFAHGDVFMVGSFAGLAVLTGASTSGPMTALAIVGAVLAGSLVSGVLGVGIMRVAYAPLLRAPKISLLIGAIGVSFALEEGVKLLTHAGFRSYPHVLPQTMLLSGPVRISYSQVVLIVLALGLMFGLWAFITRTVRGTAMRALAMDSDAARLMGIDVERVVLTTFFIGSVLAGTAGVMYGLYYTQINFAVGFLVGLRAFTAAVLGGIGNMVGAAVAGILIGLVQSFAAGYVSSRWADVIIFGVLIGALVLRPHGLFGERVAERV, encoded by the coding sequence GTGACCGATTTTCTGCAGTACCTCGTCAACGGCCTCACCATCGGTACCTTTCTGGCGCTCATCGCCCTGGGGTACTCGATGGTGTACGGCGTGCTCCGGCTGATCAACTTCGCCCACGGCGACGTCTTCATGGTCGGCTCCTTCGCCGGCCTCGCCGTGCTCACCGGTGCCTCCACGTCCGGTCCCATGACCGCCTTGGCCATCGTCGGCGCCGTGCTCGCGGGATCGCTCGTCTCCGGCGTGCTCGGTGTCGGCATCATGCGCGTGGCCTACGCGCCGCTCTTGCGCGCGCCGAAGATCTCGCTGCTCATCGGCGCCATCGGCGTCTCGTTCGCGCTCGAGGAAGGCGTCAAGCTCCTCACCCACGCCGGCTTTCGCTCGTACCCGCACGTGCTCCCGCAGACCATGCTGCTCTCCGGACCGGTCCGTATCAGCTACAGCCAGGTGGTGCTCATCGTGCTGGCCCTCGGCTTGATGTTTGGCCTCTGGGCCTTCATCACCCGCACCGTGCGCGGCACCGCCATGCGCGCCCTGGCCATGGACTCCGACGCCGCGCGCCTCATGGGCATCGACGTTGAGCGCGTAGTGCTGACCACCTTCTTCATCGGCTCCGTCCTCGCCGGCACGGCGGGCGTCATGTATGGCCTTTACTACACGCAGATCAACTTCGCCGTGGGCTTCTTGGTCGGCCTGCGCGCCTTCACCGCCGCGGTGCTCGGCGGCATCGGCAACATGGTGGGCGCCGCCGTGGCCGGCATCCTCATCGGCCTCGTGCAGTCGTTTGCCGCGGGCTATGTCTCCTCGCGGTGGGCGGACGTCATCATCTTCGGGGTGCTCATCGGTGCCTTGGTGCTGCGGCCGCACGGCCTCTTCGGGGAACGCGTCGCGGAGCGCGTCTAG
- a CDS encoding branched-chain amino acid ABC transporter ATP-binding protein/permease produces the protein MKDLRRQALVWAALLVAAGISVQFLSDYAVTVFATILIYGILGLGINVVVGYAGLLDLGFAAFYAIGAYTSALLMLKCGWGFWGTLPVSVVVAAGAGAIIGYPTLRLRSDYLAIVTLGFGEITRITVTNLDITGGPNGLTGVPLVSVFSHELRGPEEFFYLVLAFFAAVLALSLFLGRSRLAYAWRAIRQDENAAEAVGVRTVRAKMLAYVMAAGIGSIAGPLSAAQLGTVDPSNFTFLTSLFILLIAVIGGMGSLPGAMLGAVLVVALPEVLRSVQDYRNLVFAVLLVGVVLVRPRGLWPARFRHMDPERSKDTASPVRVAGTDPLLDVRGITRQFGGVTAVDNFDLTLKAGEIVALIGPNGAGKTTTFNCITGIVPPTRGQVTLHGKALTGLPPHRVVEEGMARTFQGIRLFDEMTVAENVLLGGFARHPALVGFGEGALLGPRPAELAVVRWCLDFVGLRPLADRTAGTLSYGERRRVEIARALASGPFVVLLDEPAAGASPGEKQALMDLITRIRTLGVAVVLIEHDMALVMSASDRVTVLEYGRTIAHGLPADVQRDPRVVEAYLGADEDEAVPS, from the coding sequence ATGAAAGATCTGCGACGGCAGGCGCTCGTTTGGGCAGCCCTCTTGGTGGCGGCCGGCATTTCGGTTCAATTCTTATCGGATTACGCCGTCACCGTTTTTGCCACCATCCTCATTTACGGCATTCTCGGATTGGGCATCAACGTCGTAGTCGGATACGCCGGCCTGCTCGATTTGGGCTTTGCCGCGTTTTATGCCATTGGCGCGTACACGTCCGCGCTGCTCATGTTGAAGTGCGGGTGGGGCTTCTGGGGCACGTTGCCCGTCTCCGTCGTGGTGGCCGCGGGCGCGGGCGCCATCATCGGATACCCCACGTTGCGTCTGCGCAGCGATTACCTCGCCATCGTGACCTTGGGCTTCGGCGAAATCACGCGCATCACCGTCACCAACTTGGACATCACCGGAGGCCCCAATGGCCTGACCGGCGTGCCGCTCGTGAGCGTCTTTTCCCACGAGCTGCGCGGGCCCGAGGAGTTCTTCTACCTGGTGCTCGCCTTCTTCGCCGCGGTGCTCGCACTGAGCCTGTTCCTCGGGCGATCGCGGCTCGCCTACGCCTGGCGCGCGATTCGCCAAGACGAGAACGCTGCCGAGGCCGTGGGCGTGCGCACCGTGCGGGCGAAGATGCTCGCCTACGTCATGGCCGCCGGCATTGGTTCCATCGCCGGGCCGCTCTCGGCGGCGCAGCTCGGCACGGTCGACCCTTCGAATTTCACCTTTCTGACCTCGCTCTTCATCCTGCTCATCGCCGTCATCGGCGGCATGGGAAGCCTGCCCGGGGCCATGTTGGGCGCGGTGCTCGTCGTCGCGCTGCCCGAGGTGCTTCGCTCGGTGCAGGACTACCGCAACCTCGTCTTCGCCGTGCTCCTGGTCGGTGTCGTGCTGGTGCGGCCCCGCGGCCTGTGGCCCGCGCGCTTTCGCCACATGGACCCGGAACGAAGCAAAGACACCGCGTCCCCCGTGCGCGTTGCCGGCACCGACCCGCTGCTCGACGTCCGCGGCATCACGCGGCAGTTCGGTGGCGTCACCGCGGTAGACAACTTCGACCTCACCTTGAAGGCGGGCGAGATCGTTGCCCTGATCGGGCCCAACGGCGCGGGCAAAACCACCACGTTCAACTGCATCACCGGCATCGTCCCGCCCACGCGCGGCCAGGTGACGTTGCACGGGAAAGCCCTCACCGGCCTGCCCCCACACCGCGTGGTCGAAGAGGGGATGGCCCGCACCTTTCAAGGCATTCGCCTCTTCGACGAAATGACCGTCGCGGAAAATGTATTGCTCGGCGGCTTCGCGCGGCATCCGGCCTTGGTCGGCTTTGGCGAGGGCGCCCTGCTCGGGCCGCGCCCCGCGGAGCTCGCGGTGGTGCGTTGGTGTCTCGACTTCGTCGGCCTGCGCCCCCTCGCGGACCGTACCGCGGGCACCTTGTCGTACGGCGAGCGACGCCGCGTCGAAATTGCGCGCGCCCTTGCCAGTGGGCCCTTCGTGGTCCTGCTCGACGAGCCTGCCGCCGGGGCCAGCCCCGGGGAAAAGCAAGCGCTCATGGACCTCATCACGCGCATCCGCACCCTCGGTGTGGCCGTCGTCCTCATCGAGCACGACATGGCCCTGGTCATGTCGGCCTCCGATCGGGTCACCGTGTTGGAGTACGGTCGCACCATCGCCCACGGGTTGCCCGCCGACGTCCAGCGCGATCCGCGCGTGGTCGAAGCCTACCTCGGTGCCGACGAGGACGAGGCGGTGCCTTCATGA
- a CDS encoding ABC transporter ATP-binding protein: MNALLEVNGLGSRYGQTDAVRGVSFDVRAGEIVALLGSNGAGKSTTLRTITGLHRPFSGTVRFDGADITRAKAHDIVARGLGHVPEGRRIFSGLTVAENLLLGGYLDRRHRATVEERREAMYKLFPRLGERQEQLAGLMSGGEQQMLAIARALMNQPKLLALDEPTMGLAPIVAKQMMSVVRDIRDRGTTVLLVEQSARLALRLADRAYVLVAGEITLHGSAADLSKDPRVHAAYLGGDPPRPSDEAG; this comes from the coding sequence ATGAACGCACTCCTCGAAGTGAACGGCCTGGGCAGCCGCTATGGCCAGACGGATGCCGTGCGCGGCGTTTCGTTCGATGTACGCGCCGGCGAAATCGTTGCGCTTCTCGGCAGCAACGGCGCGGGCAAGAGCACCACGCTGCGCACCATCACCGGCTTGCACCGCCCCTTCTCCGGCACCGTGCGCTTCGATGGGGCGGACATCACGCGCGCCAAGGCCCACGACATCGTTGCGCGCGGCCTGGGCCACGTGCCCGAGGGCCGCCGCATCTTCTCGGGGCTCACCGTCGCAGAAAACCTGCTCCTCGGCGGCTACCTCGATCGCCGCCACCGCGCGACCGTCGAAGAGCGGCGCGAGGCCATGTACAAGCTTTTTCCGCGCCTCGGCGAACGGCAAGAGCAACTCGCCGGCCTCATGTCCGGCGGCGAGCAACAGATGCTGGCCATTGCCCGCGCCCTCATGAACCAGCCGAAACTCCTCGCGCTCGACGAGCCGACGATGGGCCTCGCCCCCATCGTGGCCAAGCAAATGATGAGCGTCGTGCGCGACATCCGCGACCGCGGCACCACCGTGTTGCTCGTCGAACAGAGCGCGCGCCTCGCCCTGCGCCTGGCCGATCGCGCCTACGTCCTCGTGGCCGGCGAGATCACCCTGCATGGGTCCGCCGCGGATTTGTCCAAAGATCCGCGGGTCCACGCGGCCTACCTTGGCGGCGACCCGCCTCGCCCATCGGACGAAGCTGGCTAG
- a CDS encoding MmcQ/YjbR family DNA-binding protein, translated as MKKAPVERLRTICLALPEATEKEAWGDPTWRVRDRIFVMQKGNYDGGRPSAWFKATDGAQRMLVEMKPDTFFVPPYVGHKGWVGVYLDGKKIDWKEVEALVEEAYRLIAPKRLVAKL; from the coding sequence ATGAAGAAGGCGCCCGTCGAACGGCTGCGGACCATCTGCTTGGCGCTGCCGGAGGCCACCGAAAAAGAGGCGTGGGGCGATCCCACGTGGCGTGTGCGCGATCGCATCTTCGTCATGCAAAAAGGCAATTATGACGGGGGCCGTCCTTCGGCGTGGTTCAAGGCCACGGACGGCGCCCAGCGCATGCTGGTCGAGATGAAACCGGACACCTTTTTCGTCCCACCCTACGTGGGCCACAAAGGGTGGGTGGGCGTTTACCTCGATGGTAAGAAAATCGATTGGAAAGAGGTCGAGGCGCTCGTCGAAGAGGCCTATCGCCTCATCGCGCCAAAACGGCTCGTCGCGAAACTTTAG
- a CDS encoding glyoxylate/hydroxypyruvate reductase A yields the protein MSIALFERVSLATVQRILVAGLPGERIEVAADAADPTDVDIAVVGAPTRGALARFSNLRLIVSLWAGVDHLVADPTRPKDAIITRLVDENLTTTMVEAALAHVLAAHRQHDVYRRAQGDQHWSPQPQSYAPARTVAVLGVGTLGTAVAQAIARVGFRVVAWNRSPREVEGIVVRSGTEGLPAVLREADILVNLLALTPETHGILRKETLSLLPEGAVVINLARGAHLVEADLFELLDRGHLRHAVLDVHATEPLPREHPAWRHPRIDVFPHVAAQTDPASAAQRAVETILAFRAGLPLPNAL from the coding sequence ATGAGCATTGCCCTTTTCGAACGCGTGAGTTTGGCGACGGTGCAGCGCATTCTCGTGGCCGGCCTTCCCGGCGAGCGGATCGAAGTCGCCGCCGACGCGGCCGATCCCACGGACGTGGACATCGCTGTGGTGGGCGCACCGACACGCGGCGCGCTGGCGCGATTCTCCAACCTCCGTCTCATCGTTTCGCTGTGGGCCGGGGTCGATCATCTGGTGGCCGATCCGACGCGGCCCAAGGATGCGATCATCACGCGGCTCGTCGACGAGAACCTCACCACGACGATGGTCGAAGCTGCGCTGGCGCACGTCCTGGCCGCGCACCGCCAGCACGATGTTTACCGCCGCGCACAAGGTGACCAACATTGGTCGCCGCAGCCCCAGTCGTACGCGCCCGCGCGCACGGTTGCCGTGCTCGGCGTGGGTACCTTGGGCACCGCGGTGGCGCAGGCCATTGCGCGCGTGGGCTTCCGGGTCGTCGCATGGAATCGCTCCCCGCGCGAGGTGGAGGGCATCGTCGTTCGAAGCGGCACCGAAGGCTTGCCCGCCGTGCTCCGCGAGGCGGACATCCTCGTCAATCTGCTCGCGCTGACGCCGGAGACGCACGGCATCCTTCGCAAAGAGACCTTGAGCCTTCTGCCCGAGGGCGCCGTGGTCATCAACCTGGCCCGCGGTGCGCACCTCGTGGAGGCCGATCTGTTCGAGCTGCTCGATCGCGGCCACCTTCGCCATGCCGTGCTCGACGTGCACGCGACCGAGCCTCTCCCGCGCGAGCATCCGGCGTGGCGCCACCCGCGGATTGATGTCTTTCCCCACGTGGCCGCTCAGACCGATCCCGCGAGCGCAGCCCAGCGTGCCGTGGAGACGATCCTCGCCTTCCGCGCCGGTCTTCCGCTGCCGAACGCCTTGTGA